Proteins encoded by one window of Kribbella flavida DSM 17836:
- a CDS encoding aminoglycoside phosphotransferase family protein: MDSKTVEALVSVGDRYVGRAPAFVADRPWWSEIEATTAYLDRLLGVPTVVLRLVHADEAERGHGGRVVYHVQAAADPRPGVLDPTPLPEWPDIVTPHPLRATWAEVDGPHRLATWAQSIIGPAEPTQVKTWNLSCLLRFSTPDGGAWAKATSRFLGVDADVIQHVHQYDATLAPGVLGVDLANRWSLLQHAPGIDCWEPDPETLRDVVSRWVAVQASLAADADQLGTPRLLPQDVAGEITAVLDGDVRRQLPAADLDRARRLVDALPGLLAALEAAGLPITLVHGDFHPGNWRSDGTTRRIVDWADSYLGHPATDVDRLCNYLPETKQELARATWTAAWKQHLPGSSPERALPPIAVLTHLLGAITYQRFLDNVEPDERIYHEHDPATEIRAATGAAARLGLLDPAR; encoded by the coding sequence ATGGACAGCAAGACGGTGGAGGCGCTGGTCAGCGTCGGCGACCGGTACGTCGGCCGGGCGCCGGCGTTCGTGGCGGACCGGCCGTGGTGGTCGGAGATCGAGGCGACCACCGCGTACCTCGACCGGCTGCTCGGCGTACCGACGGTCGTGCTGCGGCTGGTGCACGCCGACGAGGCGGAGCGCGGCCACGGCGGTCGCGTGGTCTACCACGTCCAGGCCGCCGCGGACCCGCGTCCGGGCGTGCTCGACCCGACACCGCTGCCCGAGTGGCCGGACATCGTCACGCCGCATCCGCTCCGGGCGACCTGGGCCGAGGTCGACGGCCCGCACCGCCTGGCCACCTGGGCGCAGAGCATCATCGGACCGGCCGAACCCACCCAGGTGAAGACGTGGAACCTGTCCTGCCTGCTCCGCTTCTCCACGCCCGACGGCGGCGCCTGGGCGAAGGCCACCAGCCGCTTCCTCGGCGTCGACGCCGATGTCATCCAGCACGTCCACCAGTACGACGCGACGCTCGCTCCCGGCGTACTGGGGGTCGACCTGGCGAACCGGTGGTCCCTGCTCCAGCATGCTCCCGGCATCGACTGCTGGGAGCCGGATCCCGAGACCCTGCGCGACGTCGTCAGCCGGTGGGTCGCCGTCCAGGCGTCGCTCGCGGCGGACGCGGACCAGCTGGGAACGCCGCGGTTGCTGCCGCAGGACGTCGCCGGGGAGATCACTGCCGTCCTGGACGGCGACGTACGCCGCCAGCTGCCCGCGGCCGACCTGGACCGCGCCAGACGACTGGTGGACGCACTGCCCGGCCTGCTTGCTGCGCTGGAGGCGGCCGGGCTGCCGATCACGCTCGTGCACGGTGACTTCCATCCCGGGAACTGGCGTTCGGACGGCACCACCCGCCGGATCGTCGACTGGGCCGACAGCTATCTCGGTCATCCCGCCACGGACGTCGACCGGCTCTGCAACTACCTGCCCGAGACCAAGCAGGAACTCGCCCGCGCCACCTGGACCGCCGCGTGGAAGCAGCACCTGCCGGGCAGCTCCCCGGAGCGCGCGCTGCCGCCGATCGCCGTGCTGACCCACCTGCTCGGTGCGATCACCTACCAGCGCTTCCTCGACAACGTCGAGCCGGACGAGCGCATCTACCACGAGCACGACCCCGCGACCGAGATCCGAGCTGCCACCGGCGCCGCGGCGCGGCTGGGGCTGCTCGACCCTGCGCGGTGA
- a CDS encoding isochorismatase family protein codes for MTSLTLEPRRTALVLIDLMPRIIALETAPLSGADVLERCIALAQATRSVGGLVVHVRVERPGVGIQPEGSELAPELDPQPGDLEIVKRSVGAFPGTGLDEALRSRDIDTIALGGIATNFGVESTGRAADDHGYRTIYLSDAMTGLDRAAHDFAISYVFPRFGTVTTGAEYVAALSPQRD; via the coding sequence GTGACCTCGTTGACGTTGGAACCCCGTCGGACCGCGCTCGTCCTGATCGATCTGATGCCGCGGATCATCGCGCTGGAGACCGCGCCGCTGAGCGGGGCGGACGTGCTGGAGCGGTGCATCGCGCTGGCCCAGGCGACCCGCTCGGTCGGCGGACTGGTCGTGCACGTGCGGGTCGAGCGCCCGGGCGTCGGCATCCAGCCCGAGGGCAGTGAGCTGGCGCCCGAGCTGGACCCGCAGCCCGGCGATCTGGAGATCGTCAAGCGCAGCGTCGGCGCCTTTCCCGGGACCGGCCTGGACGAGGCGCTGCGCAGCCGCGACATCGACACGATCGCGCTCGGCGGCATCGCCACCAACTTCGGCGTCGAGTCCACCGGCCGCGCCGCGGACGACCACGGCTACCGCACGATCTACCTGTCCGACGCGATGACCGGCCTGGACCGGGCTGCGCACGACTTCGCGATCTCCTACGTCTTCCCGCGCTTCGGCACCGTCACCACCGGCGCCGAGTACGTCGCCGCGCTCAGCCCGCAGCGGGACTGA
- a CDS encoding NAD(P)H-binding protein: protein MTFLVTGASGNAGGAVVRKLAERGIPGKALLRSERELPEGIELLPGDLNQPATFLSGLEGVSGIFLLSGYAGTEELLAGAKAAGVGRIVLLSSSSVVGTDTDNAIAAYHLATENAVRASGLDWTFLRPNTFMSNTLRWRDQLRAGDEVRVQYPEVAVSTIHPGDIADVAVRALTEDGHAGTAYRLTGPVAVRPAEQVAILAEALGRPLRAVELSREQSRAELLAAMPEPYATAIDGFFGDGIVDETTVTDTVERLTGRPAGTLQEWVAEHAGLFATS, encoded by the coding sequence ATGACATTTCTGGTGACCGGCGCCTCGGGCAACGCCGGCGGTGCCGTGGTGCGCAAGCTGGCGGAGCGCGGGATCCCGGGCAAGGCGCTGCTCCGCAGTGAGCGCGAGCTGCCCGAGGGAATCGAGCTGCTGCCCGGCGACCTGAACCAGCCGGCCACGTTCCTGTCCGGGCTCGAGGGTGTCAGCGGCATCTTCCTGCTCAGCGGGTACGCCGGCACCGAGGAGCTGCTCGCCGGCGCGAAGGCCGCCGGGGTCGGCCGGATCGTGCTGCTGTCGAGCAGCTCGGTGGTCGGCACCGACACGGACAACGCCATCGCGGCGTACCACCTGGCGACCGAGAACGCGGTCCGCGCGTCCGGGCTGGACTGGACCTTTCTGCGGCCGAACACCTTCATGTCGAACACCCTGCGCTGGCGCGACCAGCTGCGCGCGGGCGACGAGGTCCGGGTGCAGTACCCGGAGGTGGCGGTCTCGACGATCCACCCGGGCGACATCGCCGACGTCGCCGTCCGGGCGCTGACCGAGGACGGGCACGCGGGTACGGCGTACCGGCTGACCGGGCCGGTCGCGGTGCGGCCGGCGGAGCAGGTCGCGATTCTCGCCGAGGCGCTCGGCCGGCCGTTGCGGGCGGTGGAGCTGTCCCGTGAGCAGTCCCGGGCGGAGCTGCTCGCCGCGATGCCGGAGCCGTACGCAACCGCGATCGACGGCTTCTTCGGCGACGGCATCGTCGACGAAACGACGGTCACCGACACCGTCGAGCGGCTCACCGGCCGTCCGGCCGGGACCCTGCAGGAGTGGGTCGCCGAGCACGCGGGCCTGTTCGCCACGTCTTAG
- the tyrS gene encoding tyrosine--tRNA ligase, whose protein sequence is MTDAQAVIDRLRRTTDTVVGEADLRTRLASGRPLRIKYGVDCTAPELHLGHAVNLWMMRALQDLGHRVVFLLGDLTTRIGDPTGRSETRPALSPEQIELNAAAFLEQVSLVLRTDPDVFEVRRNSEWYGAMDVATLLGLFAHVTQAQLMARDMFRARVAAGREIALHELSYPVLQGYDSFAMRSDLTVVGSDQLFNEQLGRHFQQRLGAEPQVVITSTITPGLDGGPKQSKSLNNYIALTDSPRDKFGKLMSLPDELVETYARVYTELPLGTVAALGSSAAVGGPAARDAKLKLAAAVVTRYHGAGAAKAELEAFHRVFSDRAQPDDMPEVVIGPAPLTALELLEALRPRDSRSELRRLLRQGAVSVGGVKLTDAEARVEPAGGTVVRSGKRTWHRVRRA, encoded by the coding sequence ATGACCGACGCCCAGGCCGTGATCGACCGGTTGCGGCGCACCACCGACACCGTCGTCGGCGAGGCCGACCTGCGCACCCGGCTGGCGTCCGGCCGGCCGCTGCGGATCAAGTACGGCGTGGACTGCACCGCGCCAGAGCTGCATCTCGGCCACGCGGTGAACCTGTGGATGATGCGCGCCCTGCAGGACCTCGGCCACCGGGTGGTGTTCCTGCTCGGTGACCTGACCACCCGGATCGGTGACCCGACCGGCCGCAGCGAAACCCGCCCGGCGCTGTCGCCGGAGCAGATCGAGCTGAACGCCGCGGCGTTTCTCGAGCAGGTCTCACTGGTCCTGCGCACCGACCCGGACGTCTTCGAGGTACGCCGCAACTCCGAGTGGTACGGCGCGATGGACGTCGCCACGCTGCTCGGGCTGTTCGCGCACGTGACCCAGGCACAGCTGATGGCCCGCGACATGTTCCGGGCCCGGGTCGCGGCCGGCCGCGAGATCGCGCTGCACGAGCTGTCGTACCCGGTGCTGCAGGGCTACGACAGCTTCGCGATGCGCAGCGACCTCACCGTCGTCGGGTCGGACCAGCTGTTCAACGAGCAGCTCGGGCGGCACTTCCAGCAGCGCCTCGGCGCGGAGCCGCAGGTGGTGATCACCAGCACGATCACGCCGGGCCTCGACGGCGGGCCGAAGCAGTCGAAGTCGCTGAACAACTACATCGCGCTGACCGACTCGCCGCGGGACAAGTTCGGCAAGCTCATGAGCCTGCCCGACGAGCTGGTCGAGACCTACGCCCGGGTCTACACCGAGCTCCCGCTAGGCACCGTCGCCGCGCTCGGCAGTTCGGCGGCCGTCGGCGGTCCGGCCGCCCGGGACGCGAAGCTGAAGCTCGCTGCCGCGGTGGTCACCCGGTACCACGGTGCCGGCGCGGCGAAGGCCGAGCTGGAGGCGTTCCACCGGGTGTTCTCGGACCGGGCGCAGCCGGACGACATGCCGGAGGTGGTGATCGGCCCCGCGCCGCTGACCGCGCTCGAACTGCTGGAGGCGCTGCGCCCACGCGACAGCAGGTCGGAGTTGAGGCGGCTGCTCCGGCAGGGCGCGGTCAGCGTCGGCGGCGTCAAGCTGACGGACGCCGAGGCCCGCGTCGAGCCGGCCGGCGGCACGGTCGTCCGGTCCGGCAAACGCACCTGGCACCGCGTCCGCCGGGCCTGA
- the idi gene encoding isopentenyl-diphosphate Delta-isomerase: METEKVVLVDEAGRAIGSQDKATVHHRSTPLHLAFSSYVLDRQDRLLLTQRAHSKTTWPGVWTNSCCGHPLPGEPLADAVRRRLGDELGVVPDDVELVLPEFRYRAEMPAGIVENELCPVYRVRWSGDPSPDPAEVAAYEWVEWSQVGARPGLSPWCELQLAALSGLGPTPADWPVADPELLPPAAKA, from the coding sequence GTGGAGACGGAGAAGGTCGTCCTGGTGGACGAGGCGGGCCGGGCGATCGGCAGCCAGGACAAGGCGACGGTGCACCACCGGTCGACGCCCCTGCATCTGGCGTTCTCCAGCTACGTGCTCGACCGGCAGGACCGGTTGCTGCTGACCCAGCGGGCGCACTCGAAGACCACCTGGCCGGGTGTCTGGACGAACAGTTGCTGCGGGCATCCGTTGCCGGGCGAACCGCTGGCCGACGCGGTCCGCCGCCGGCTCGGCGACGAGCTGGGCGTCGTACCGGACGACGTCGAGCTGGTGCTGCCGGAGTTCCGGTACCGCGCGGAGATGCCGGCCGGCATCGTCGAGAACGAGCTCTGCCCGGTCTACCGGGTGCGGTGGTCGGGGGATCCGTCGCCGGACCCGGCCGAGGTCGCGGCGTACGAGTGGGTGGAGTGGTCGCAGGTCGGCGCCCGCCCGGGGCTGTCACCCTGGTGCGAGCTGCAGCTGGCCGCGTTGTCCGGCCTCGGCCCGACGCCCGCCGACTGGCCGGTCGCCGATCCCGAACTGCTTCCCCCGGCCGCTAAGGCCTGA